The following proteins come from a genomic window of Gallalistipes aquisgranensis:
- a CDS encoding elongation factor G codes for MKTYQTNEIKNIVLIGAPGSGKTTLAEAMAFEGKVIDRRGSIETDNTLSDNTELEHLYKRSIYPTILFTEFMGRKLNIIDTPGSDDFCGGLFSAFKVADVGVMVFNAQNGFEVGSEIQARYARAQEKPIIALVNQLDAEKASWEATMESIESSSHVKPVIVQYPVNPGPGFDTFIDVLMMKMYKFKDDTGIREEMEIPESEMERAKELNNTLVEAAAENDEGLMELYFEKGSLTQDEMRSGLKIGLAKRDLMPVFCASGKKDIGTKRLMEFIINVAPGPLKAPNFRTVEGEEVAADVEGPTALFVFKSAIEPHLGEISYFRLIRGRLTEGMELLNTRTGSREKISQLFAVAGKNRIKVSEMMAGDIGCTVKLKGTRTNDTLCAPSAPVTIAPIVFPEPRYRAAVRSTKTGEDEKLGDALNKARYEDPTILVDYSKELKQTIIQGQGEHHLNILKTTLANQYKLDVEFFAPKIPYRETITKVAAADYRHKKQSGGAGQFGEVHLVIEPYYEGMPEPSKYKVEGRELVVNVKNKEEYQLEWGGTLQFYSAIVGGAIDARFLPAILKGVMEKMDEGPLTGSYARDIRVVVYDGKMHPVDSNEISFKLAGRNAFKEAFKKAGPKIMEPIYSVEVLVPSDKMGDVMSDLQNRRAMIEGMTSDKGFDRLTARVPLAEMYRYSTTLSSLTNGRATYTMKFTSYEQVPADVQEKLLKAYSDTDKDE; via the coding sequence ATGAAGACATACCAGACCAACGAGATCAAGAACATCGTGCTGATCGGAGCGCCGGGCTCCGGAAAAACTACCCTTGCCGAAGCCATGGCCTTCGAGGGTAAGGTCATAGACCGCAGGGGTAGTATCGAGACGGACAACACCCTCTCCGACAACACCGAGTTGGAACATCTCTACAAGCGTTCGATCTATCCGACGATCCTCTTCACGGAGTTCATGGGACGCAAGCTCAACATCATCGACACCCCGGGATCGGACGACTTCTGCGGAGGACTCTTTTCCGCCTTCAAGGTGGCCGACGTGGGTGTGATGGTCTTCAACGCACAGAACGGATTCGAGGTGGGCTCCGAGATACAGGCCCGTTACGCCCGTGCACAGGAGAAACCGATCATCGCGCTGGTCAATCAGCTCGACGCCGAAAAGGCCAGCTGGGAGGCGACTATGGAGTCGATCGAATCCTCGTCGCATGTCAAGCCGGTGATCGTGCAGTATCCGGTCAACCCGGGCCCCGGCTTCGACACTTTCATCGACGTGCTGATGATGAAAATGTACAAGTTCAAGGACGATACGGGCATCCGCGAGGAGATGGAAATCCCCGAATCGGAGATGGAACGGGCCAAAGAGCTCAACAACACGCTGGTCGAGGCGGCCGCCGAAAACGACGAGGGGCTGATGGAACTCTACTTCGAAAAGGGCAGCCTCACGCAGGACGAAATGCGCTCGGGATTGAAAATCGGTCTGGCCAAACGCGATCTGATGCCCGTGTTCTGCGCTTCGGGCAAGAAGGACATCGGCACCAAGCGCCTGATGGAGTTCATCATCAACGTAGCCCCCGGCCCGCTCAAGGCTCCCAATTTCCGCACCGTGGAGGGAGAAGAGGTGGCTGCCGACGTCGAGGGTCCGACCGCCCTGTTCGTCTTCAAGAGCGCCATCGAGCCCCATCTGGGTGAAATCAGTTATTTCCGCCTGATCCGGGGCCGGCTCACCGAAGGCATGGAGCTGCTGAACACCCGCACGGGCAGCCGCGAAAAGATCTCCCAGCTGTTCGCCGTAGCCGGGAAGAACCGCATCAAGGTGAGCGAAATGATGGCGGGCGATATCGGCTGCACCGTAAAACTGAAAGGCACCCGCACGAACGACACGCTCTGCGCCCCGTCGGCTCCCGTCACGATCGCCCCGATCGTCTTCCCGGAACCCCGTTACCGGGCCGCCGTCCGCTCCACGAAAACGGGCGAGGACGAGAAGTTGGGCGATGCGCTGAACAAGGCCCGCTACGAGGACCCGACCATCCTGGTGGACTACTCCAAAGAACTCAAGCAGACCATCATACAGGGCCAGGGAGAACACCACCTGAACATTCTGAAAACCACGCTGGCCAACCAGTACAAACTCGACGTGGAGTTCTTCGCCCCGAAGATCCCTTACCGCGAGACCATCACCAAGGTGGCCGCCGCCGACTACCGTCACAAGAAGCAGTCGGGAGGCGCCGGGCAGTTCGGTGAGGTGCATCTGGTGATCGAACCCTACTACGAAGGCATGCCCGAACCTTCGAAATACAAGGTGGAGGGCCGGGAGCTGGTGGTCAACGTCAAGAACAAGGAGGAATACCAGCTCGAATGGGGCGGCACGCTCCAGTTTTACAGCGCCATCGTGGGCGGCGCGATCGACGCCCGCTTCCTGCCCGCCATCCTCAAGGGCGTGATGGAGAAGATGGACGAAGGCCCGTTGACCGGCTCCTATGCCCGCGATATCCGCGTGGTGGTCTACGACGGCAAGATGCATCCCGTGGACTCGAACGAAATTTCCTTCAAGCTGGCCGGCCGGAACGCCTTCAAGGAGGCCTTCAAAAAGGCGGGTCCGAAGATCATGGAACCCATTTACAGCGTCGAAGTGCTCGTCCCTTCGGACAAGATGGGCGACGTGATGAGCGACCTGCAGAACCGCCGCGCCATGATCGAGGGCATGACTTCCGACAAGGGATTCGACCGCCTTACGGCCCGCGTCCCGCTGGCGGAAATGTACCGTTATTCCACCACTCTCAGTTCGCTGACCAACGGACGGGCCACCTACACCATGAAGTTCACCTCCTATGAGCAGGTTCCCGCCGACGTGCAGGAGAAGCTCCTCAAAGCCTATTCCGACACGGACAAGGACGAATAA
- a CDS encoding oligosaccharide flippase family protein, whose amino-acid sequence MLRKLAGQTAVYGISSIVARLLNYLLTPYLTRIMSPAEYGVITDMYALIPFALVVLTFGMETGYFRFAGRASSPEEKKKVFSTTWAAVSYAALAFLALALLFLKPVAAATGYAAHPSYIWMVAAIIALDVVTAIPFARLREEGRAGRFVLVRVASVVINVALCIFCYAALPRLAASGGPFAPLWNPDFGAGYVFAANLAASFATLLLLLPSCRGSLPRIDRKLLRTILVYSFPLLLSGIAGTANEFIDRQMIKYLMPPDEAMGALGIYGAVVKIGVVLMLFTQMYRLAAEPFFLMGFDKKDFVRTNAEALKYFVIVSVAIFLVIALFADLFALIVGADFRQGIFILPVVLLANILSGVVLNLSFWYKQADATRYAIYVTGFGLLLTVGFNLALVPWQGYAGAAWARLLCNAGMAGMSYYLNRKYYPTPYDLPRIGSYFLLGAALYGAGLCTAHLPVLPRYLLDAGFVALFTLYAVRRERIDVGGLVRSVLHRKQTTNDKNP is encoded by the coding sequence ATGCTCAGGAAACTCGCAGGTCAGACCGCCGTCTACGGCATCAGCAGCATCGTGGCACGGCTGCTCAACTACCTGCTCACGCCCTACCTGACCCGGATCATGTCGCCGGCCGAGTACGGCGTGATTACCGACATGTACGCCCTGATCCCCTTCGCGCTGGTGGTGCTCACCTTCGGCATGGAGACGGGCTACTTCCGTTTCGCGGGCCGGGCCTCGTCGCCCGAAGAGAAAAAAAAGGTCTTCTCCACCACCTGGGCGGCCGTGAGCTATGCGGCTCTGGCCTTTCTGGCGCTGGCGCTCCTTTTCCTGAAACCGGTCGCCGCCGCCACGGGCTATGCCGCCCATCCCTCCTATATCTGGATGGTGGCCGCCATCATCGCGCTGGACGTCGTCACGGCCATCCCCTTCGCCCGCCTGCGGGAAGAGGGCCGGGCCGGACGCTTCGTGCTGGTGCGGGTAGCTTCGGTGGTCATCAACGTGGCGCTGTGCATCTTCTGTTACGCGGCCCTGCCCCGCCTCGCCGCTTCGGGCGGGCCCTTCGCCCCGCTCTGGAATCCGGACTTCGGGGCGGGATACGTCTTCGCGGCCAACCTCGCCGCCAGTTTCGCCACCCTGCTGCTGTTGCTCCCCTCGTGCCGGGGCTCCCTGCCGCGCATCGACCGGAAACTGCTGCGGACGATCCTCGTCTACTCGTTCCCCCTGCTGCTGAGCGGGATCGCCGGAACGGCCAACGAATTCATCGACCGGCAGATGATCAAATACCTCATGCCCCCGGACGAGGCGATGGGGGCGCTGGGCATCTACGGAGCCGTGGTGAAGATCGGGGTGGTGCTGATGCTCTTCACGCAGATGTACCGGCTGGCGGCCGAACCCTTCTTCCTCATGGGTTTCGACAAGAAGGACTTCGTGCGCACGAACGCCGAGGCGCTCAAATATTTCGTGATCGTCTCGGTGGCGATCTTCCTGGTCATCGCGCTCTTCGCCGACCTGTTCGCCCTGATCGTGGGCGCCGATTTCCGGCAGGGCATCTTCATCCTGCCCGTCGTGCTGCTGGCCAACATCCTGTCGGGCGTCGTGCTCAACCTCTCGTTCTGGTACAAGCAGGCCGACGCCACCCGTTACGCAATCTATGTCACGGGATTCGGACTGCTGCTCACCGTGGGGTTCAACCTCGCGCTGGTGCCGTGGCAGGGCTACGCCGGAGCCGCCTGGGCCCGTCTGCTCTGCAACGCGGGAATGGCAGGCATGAGCTATTACCTCAACCGCAAATACTACCCCACCCCCTACGACCTGCCGCGTATCGGGAGCTACTTCCTGCTCGGGGCCGCACTCTACGGAGCGGGACTCTGCACGGCGCATCTGCCCGTCCTGCCCCGTTACCTGCTCGACGCGGGCTTCGTGGCCCTGTTCACGCTCTATGCCGTGCGCCGGGAGAGGATCGACGTCGGAGGGCTCGTCCGCTCCGTACTGCACCGCAAACAGACAACCAACGATAAGAACCCATGA
- the hflX gene encoding GTPase HflX: MKEDTINREYERERAVLVAVARDRQDERQVTEYLDELEFLAETADIETKARFVQKLPMPNNRTFVGPGKLEEIVAYVQEQEIDVVIFDDELSPSQTRNLEKELGRRILDRTSLILDIFVSRATTAYAKTQVELARYEYLLPRLAGMWTHLERQRGGTGTRGGAGEREIETDRRIVRNRIAKLKEDLRKIDRQMAVQRGNRGSLVRVSLVGYTNVGKSTLMNLISKSEVFAENKLFATLDTTVRKVVLDNLPFLLSDTVGFIRKLPHQLVESFKSTLDEVREADLLLHVVDISHPNFEEQLEVVKQTLQEIGAGEKPVFLIFNKVDAYTCVPKDEDDLTPATRENRTLDELKNSWIAKANTPCIFISAREKIGIDKLRRDLYGMVREIHAGRFPFNNFLY; this comes from the coding sequence TTGAAAGAAGATACGATAAACAGGGAATACGAGCGGGAACGGGCCGTACTGGTGGCCGTGGCCCGTGACAGACAGGACGAGCGTCAGGTGACGGAGTACCTCGACGAACTGGAGTTTCTGGCCGAGACGGCCGATATAGAGACGAAGGCCCGTTTCGTGCAGAAACTGCCGATGCCCAACAACCGGACTTTCGTGGGGCCGGGCAAACTGGAGGAGATCGTGGCATATGTGCAGGAGCAGGAGATCGACGTGGTGATTTTCGACGACGAGCTCTCGCCTTCCCAGACACGCAACCTGGAGAAAGAGCTCGGCCGGCGGATACTGGACCGTACGAGCCTGATTCTCGATATTTTCGTGAGCCGGGCGACCACGGCCTATGCCAAGACGCAGGTCGAGCTGGCGCGGTACGAATACCTGCTGCCCCGGCTGGCCGGCATGTGGACGCACCTCGAGCGGCAGCGGGGCGGTACGGGGACCCGGGGGGGGGCCGGTGAGCGCGAGATCGAGACCGACCGCCGGATCGTGCGCAACCGCATCGCCAAACTCAAGGAGGATCTTCGGAAGATCGACCGGCAGATGGCCGTGCAGCGCGGCAACCGCGGTTCGCTGGTGAGGGTTTCGCTGGTGGGCTACACCAACGTGGGGAAATCGACCCTGATGAATCTGATCAGCAAGAGCGAGGTATTCGCCGAGAACAAACTCTTCGCCACGCTCGACACGACCGTGCGCAAGGTGGTGCTCGACAACCTGCCCTTCCTGCTTTCGGATACGGTGGGGTTCATCCGAAAACTGCCCCACCAGCTGGTGGAGTCGTTCAAGTCCACGCTCGACGAGGTGAGGGAGGCCGATCTGCTGCTGCATGTGGTGGACATTTCGCATCCCAATTTCGAGGAGCAGCTGGAGGTGGTCAAGCAGACCCTGCAGGAGATCGGTGCCGGGGAGAAACCCGTCTTCCTGATCTTCAACAAGGTGGATGCCTATACCTGCGTGCCGAAGGACGAGGATGACCTGACGCCTGCCACGCGCGAAAACCGTACGCTGGACGAACTCAAGAACAGTTGGATCGCCAAGGCGAACACCCCCTGCATCTTCATTTCTGCCCGGGAGAAGATCGGAATCGACAAGCTGCGGCGCGATCTCTATGGTATGGTTCGTGAGATACATGCGGGAAGGTTTCCTTTCAACAACTTTTTGTACTGA
- a CDS encoding S41 family peptidase, with protein sequence MYRTLAENYLWSSQMAPLETTDPSMSPERYFETLRYRADRSVAVADDIYGDRFSALKYAGPATRGGESFSDTKKTDFGFEVRYFTGSDGIRFCQILYVLPGSPAERAGIRRGDRFNGIDASTMPMSRSVYSSLMAAQRVTLRFNYPQKRDVTLEKGEYYDTPVLYRAVFETSPRTGYLVFNHFTPGEGDRFLNELDDAFRYFREQGIAHLVLDLRYNGGGELTVARRLASLIARREMLGQVLVYKEYNRCFGNPAAFEAERFLSEGEIGPYNADVRRLCVITSENTASASELIIHGLKPYYGEDLIVIGETTVGKNVGGVEITNSRYEWEVHPITVRIYDRDKVSGYETGIVPELPELAEATYDRPDIGALGDAENDPLLRRALARLTGGEAASAGLLSLQGSVPVRSGGGATETSLPERGLIEARRAVY encoded by the coding sequence GTGTATCGGACTCTTGCGGAGAACTACCTGTGGAGTTCGCAGATGGCTCCCCTCGAAACCACCGATCCCTCGATGAGCCCGGAGCGCTATTTCGAAACGCTCCGCTACCGGGCCGACCGTTCGGTGGCCGTGGCCGACGACATCTACGGCGACCGTTTCTCGGCACTGAAGTATGCGGGTCCGGCCACACGCGGCGGAGAGTCCTTCTCCGATACGAAGAAGACCGATTTCGGTTTCGAGGTACGCTATTTCACGGGCAGCGACGGGATACGGTTCTGCCAGATACTCTATGTGCTGCCCGGCTCCCCGGCCGAGAGGGCCGGTATCCGGCGGGGAGACCGTTTCAACGGGATCGACGCATCGACCATGCCGATGAGCCGGTCGGTCTATTCGTCGCTGATGGCTGCGCAGCGGGTGACGCTTCGTTTCAACTATCCGCAGAAGAGGGACGTGACGCTGGAAAAAGGGGAGTATTACGATACGCCGGTGCTGTACCGGGCCGTTTTCGAAACCTCGCCGCGGACGGGGTACCTCGTCTTCAATCATTTCACGCCCGGGGAGGGAGACCGTTTCCTGAACGAACTGGATGATGCTTTCCGCTATTTCCGGGAACAGGGGATCGCCCATTTGGTGCTCGACCTGCGGTACAACGGCGGCGGGGAGCTGACGGTAGCCCGCCGGCTGGCCAGTCTGATCGCGCGGCGGGAGATGCTGGGACAGGTGCTGGTCTATAAGGAATATAACCGCTGTTTCGGGAATCCGGCCGCCTTCGAGGCGGAGCGGTTCCTCTCGGAGGGGGAAATCGGGCCGTACAACGCCGATGTGCGGCGCCTGTGCGTAATCACTTCGGAGAATACGGCGTCCGCCAGCGAACTGATCATTCACGGGCTGAAACCCTATTACGGGGAGGACCTGATCGTGATCGGCGAGACAACCGTGGGAAAGAACGTCGGCGGGGTGGAGATCACCAACAGCCGCTACGAATGGGAGGTGCATCCGATCACCGTCCGGATCTACGACCGGGACAAGGTCTCCGGATACGAGACGGGCATCGTGCCGGAACTGCCCGAGTTGGCTGAAGCCACCTACGACCGTCCCGATATCGGGGCGTTGGGCGACGCGGAGAACGATCCCCTGCTTCGCCGTGCGCTCGCCCGGCTGACGGGCGGCGAAGCAGCGTCGGCCGGCCTTCTCTCCCTGCAGGGATCGGTTCCGGTCCGGAGCGGGGGAGGGGCGACGGAAACTTCCCTGCCCGAACGGGGCCTGATCGAAGCCCGGAGGGCGGTTTACTGA
- a CDS encoding energy transducer TonB, with translation MEIKKSPKADLQNKRGLFLEIGLIVSLALMIGAFAYSQTEKVVQVMDMGTVAVEEEIVEITRQDQKPPQPVKQTIAVVSDIINVVKNDVKITTEFDFNDFSEDAIVVQQVGVTEEVAESDEPFIVAEEMPSFMGGDLTKFRAWVMERIKYPTIAAENGISGNVTLSFVIEKDGSLTNITVLQSPDRSLSEEAIRVLQMSPKWTPGKQRSTPVRVKYTLPVQFKIQN, from the coding sequence ATGGAAATCAAAAAATCGCCCAAAGCCGATCTGCAGAATAAACGGGGTCTGTTTCTGGAGATAGGTCTGATCGTTTCGCTCGCGCTGATGATCGGTGCGTTCGCTTACAGCCAGACCGAGAAAGTTGTCCAGGTGATGGACATGGGTACCGTTGCGGTAGAGGAGGAGATCGTGGAGATCACCCGCCAGGATCAGAAGCCGCCTCAGCCCGTCAAACAGACCATCGCGGTCGTTTCCGACATCATCAACGTGGTGAAGAACGACGTGAAGATCACGACCGAGTTCGACTTCAATGACTTCTCGGAGGATGCGATCGTGGTTCAGCAGGTAGGTGTTACGGAAGAGGTGGCCGAGTCCGACGAGCCCTTCATCGTGGCCGAGGAGATGCCTTCGTTCATGGGCGGCGACCTGACCAAGTTCCGTGCGTGGGTGATGGAGCGTATCAAATACCCGACCATCGCCGCCGAAAACGGAATTTCCGGTAACGTGACCCTTTCGTTCGTGATTGAGAAGGACGGTTCGCTCACCAACATCACGGTGCTTCAGAGCCCCGACCGTTCGCTCTCCGAGGAGGCCATCCGCGTGCTGCAGATGTCTCCGAAGTGGACGCCCGGAAAACAGCGGAGTACGCCGGTGCGTGTGAAATACACGCTTCCGGTTCAGTTCAAGATCCAGAACTGA
- the upp gene encoding uracil phosphoribosyltransferase: MLHILDQQNTILNKFVAELRDVNVQTDSMRFRRNLERVGEVMAYEISKTLRYSTVSVETPLGEAEVALPDDQVVIATILRAGLPYHQGFLNYFDGAQNAFVSAYRKYSKDGTFNVKVEYISCCDLTDKILLLVDPMLATGTSLVLTYNALLEKGGVPRHTHVASIIASEEGIEYVKKHVSQEKMTIWSASVDQELTVKSYIVPGIGDAGDLAYGDKL; encoded by the coding sequence ATGTTGCATATCCTCGATCAGCAAAACACGATTCTCAACAAGTTCGTCGCCGAATTGCGCGACGTGAACGTCCAGACCGACAGCATGCGTTTCCGGCGCAACCTGGAGCGCGTGGGGGAGGTGATGGCCTACGAGATCAGCAAGACGCTGCGGTACAGTACCGTTTCGGTGGAGACCCCCCTCGGGGAGGCCGAAGTGGCCCTGCCGGACGATCAGGTCGTGATCGCCACCATCCTGCGGGCGGGACTGCCCTATCACCAGGGGTTCCTGAACTACTTCGACGGGGCGCAGAACGCTTTCGTTTCGGCCTATCGCAAGTACAGCAAGGACGGAACCTTCAACGTGAAGGTGGAGTATATTTCCTGCTGCGACCTGACCGACAAGATCCTGCTGCTGGTCGATCCGATGCTCGCCACGGGGACTTCGCTCGTGCTGACCTATAATGCCCTGCTCGAAAAGGGCGGCGTTCCGCGCCACACGCACGTGGCTTCGATCATCGCCAGCGAAGAGGGGATCGAGTACGTCAAGAAACATGTTTCGCAGGAGAAGATGACCATCTGGAGCGCCTCGGTCGATCAGGAGCTTACGGTGAAGTCCTACATCGTGCCGGGAATCGGCGATGCCGGTGACCTGGCCTACGGCGACAAACTCTGA
- the rlmN gene encoding 23S rRNA (adenine(2503)-C(2))-methyltransferase RlmN — protein sequence MTQEHLFGMTLDRLRETASELGMPRFAAGQIASWLYRKGATEIGQMTDLSLRNRTLLEERYQIGLTPPSAVSVSQDGTKKYLFPTGGGHSVESAYIPDRDRATLCVSSQAGCKMGCAFCATGRQGFQQHLPAGEILNQIASLPERDSLTNVVYMGMGEPLDNLGNVLDSLEILTAPWGYGWSPTRITLSTVGVTPALKTFLDRTKVHLAVSLHNPFPDQRAAIMPLQRVYPVAETIALLKRYDWSGQRRVSFEYIVLRGINDTPAHIRELCRLLDGLRCRINLIRFHAIPGSPFVSPGPEEMIRFRDELTRRGITTTIRASRGEDIQAACGLLSTRSRQTAARRGAPGLGTTVAEHDTENHKNERV from the coding sequence ATGACACAGGAACACCTTTTCGGAATGACGCTCGACCGGCTCCGGGAAACCGCCTCGGAACTCGGGATGCCCCGCTTCGCGGCGGGCCAGATCGCTTCGTGGCTCTACCGGAAGGGCGCGACGGAGATCGGACAGATGACCGACCTCTCGCTGCGGAACCGCACCCTGCTCGAAGAACGTTACCAGATCGGGCTCACGCCTCCTTCGGCGGTCTCCGTCTCGCAGGACGGCACGAAAAAATACCTTTTCCCGACCGGCGGGGGACACAGCGTCGAATCGGCCTACATCCCCGACCGGGACCGGGCCACGCTGTGCGTCTCCTCGCAGGCAGGCTGCAAGATGGGCTGCGCTTTCTGCGCCACGGGCCGGCAGGGATTCCAGCAGCACCTCCCGGCCGGGGAGATCCTCAACCAGATCGCCTCCCTGCCCGAGCGGGACAGCCTGACCAACGTGGTCTACATGGGCATGGGGGAGCCGCTCGACAACCTCGGCAACGTGCTGGATTCGCTGGAGATACTCACCGCCCCCTGGGGATACGGATGGAGTCCCACCCGCATCACCCTCTCCACGGTGGGGGTGACACCCGCCCTAAAAACTTTTCTCGACCGGACGAAAGTCCACCTGGCCGTCAGCCTGCACAATCCCTTTCCCGACCAGCGGGCCGCCATCATGCCCCTGCAACGCGTCTATCCCGTGGCGGAGACGATCGCCCTGCTGAAACGGTACGACTGGAGCGGGCAGCGGCGCGTCAGTTTCGAATACATCGTTCTGCGGGGAATAAACGACACTCCGGCCCACATCCGGGAACTGTGCCGCCTGCTGGACGGACTCCGGTGCCGGATCAACCTGATCCGTTTCCACGCCATCCCGGGCTCGCCCTTCGTCAGTCCGGGTCCCGAAGAGATGATCCGCTTCCGGGACGAACTCACCCGGCGGGGCATCACCACCACCATCCGCGCCTCGCGGGGCGAAGACATCCAGGCCGCCTGCGGCCTCCTCTCCACCCGCAGCCGGCAGACCGCCGCCCGCCGCGGGGCACCCGGCCTCGGCACAACAGTTGCTGAACACGATACGGAAAACCATAAAAACGAACGAGTATGA
- the dut gene encoding dUTP diphosphatase — protein sequence MKVKVINRSANELPRYETPSSAGMDVRADLAGAIVLKPLERTLVPTGLYVELPEGYEMQIRPRSGLAIKHGLTLLNTPGTIDADYRGEIKIIVANLSSEPYELKPGERIAQMVVSRFTQVEWEPVQELSQTERGAGGFGHTGK from the coding sequence ATGAAAGTCAAAGTAATCAACCGCTCGGCCAACGAACTGCCCCGCTACGAGACCCCCTCTTCGGCGGGCATGGACGTACGTGCCGACCTCGCCGGGGCGATCGTCCTGAAGCCGCTGGAACGGACGCTGGTGCCCACGGGCCTCTACGTGGAGCTGCCCGAAGGGTACGAAATGCAGATCCGTCCCCGCAGCGGCCTGGCCATCAAACACGGTCTGACCCTGCTCAACACCCCCGGCACGATCGACGCCGACTACCGGGGCGAGATCAAGATCATCGTGGCCAACCTCTCCTCGGAACCCTACGAGCTGAAACCGGGCGAACGGATCGCACAAATGGTGGTCTCCCGCTTCACGCAGGTGGAGTGGGAACCGGTGCAGGAACTGTCGCAGACGGAACGCGGAGCGGGGGGATTCGGACACACGGGAAAATAA
- a CDS encoding thioredoxin family protein: MKKIMLLTALLAFIGSVALAQNDQGIKFEKGTFAEILAKAKAQKKLVFMDVYASWCGPCKRMAAEVFTQKKVGDYFNATFVNAKFDAEVGEGRTIAARYGVNAYPTFLLLNGDGKLVGKMVGGSPADEFIRQVKELKAKADAQK; the protein is encoded by the coding sequence ATGAAAAAGATCATGTTACTGACCGCCCTCCTGGCGTTCATCGGAAGCGTCGCCCTGGCACAGAACGACCAGGGGATCAAATTCGAAAAGGGCACCTTCGCCGAAATACTGGCCAAGGCCAAAGCTCAGAAGAAACTGGTGTTCATGGACGTCTACGCCTCGTGGTGCGGTCCCTGCAAACGGATGGCCGCCGAGGTCTTCACCCAGAAAAAGGTGGGCGACTATTTCAACGCCACTTTCGTCAACGCCAAATTCGACGCCGAAGTGGGCGAAGGCCGCACGATCGCGGCGCGTTACGGCGTGAACGCCTACCCGACCTTCCTGCTGCTGAACGGCGACGGGAAGCTGGTCGGCAAAATGGTGGGCGGCAGTCCGGCCGACGAGTTCATCCGCCAGGTGAAGGAACTCAAGGCCAAGGCCGACGCCCAGAAATAA